Proteins co-encoded in one Flavobacterium sp. M31R6 genomic window:
- a CDS encoding VOC family protein yields the protein METSHIYPGAYTLNAYITIKGCSDAIEFYKKAFGAKEKGRLLMPDGSIGHAEIDIEGSLLMMADENIDWGNKSPSSIGGNPMTFGLYVKDVDVSFQKALDAGATSLMAVDDMFYGDRVGQVMDPFGYKWMIATHKEDISNEEMQRRFDKMVC from the coding sequence ATGGAAACATCACACATTTATCCGGGAGCGTACACATTGAATGCCTACATAACAATCAAAGGATGCAGTGACGCTATTGAGTTTTATAAAAAAGCTTTTGGGGCAAAAGAAAAAGGAAGATTACTGATGCCTGATGGCTCAATTGGCCATGCAGAAATAGATATTGAAGGTTCATTATTGATGATGGCCGATGAGAATATCGATTGGGGAAATAAAAGTCCTTCGTCTATCGGGGGAAACCCAATGACTTTTGGATTATATGTTAAAGATGTCGATGTTTCATTTCAAAAAGCTCTCGATGCCGGTGCCACTTCACTCATGGCAGTAGATGATATGTTTTATGGCGATCGTGTGGGGCAGGTAATGGATCCATTTGGCTATAAATGGATGATAGCAACGCATAAAGAAGACATTAGTAATGAGGAAATGCAAAGACGATTTGATAAAATGGTATGTTGA
- the glyA gene encoding serine hydroxymethyltransferase: MQRDEQIFDLILEEQDRQIHGLELIASENFVSDEVMEAAGSVLTNKYAEGYPGKRYYGGCEVVDVVEQIAIDRAKELFGAEYANVQPHSGSQANTAVFFACLKPGDKILGFDLSHGGHLTHGSPVNFSGRLYNPVFYGVDKETGRLDYDKIQEIATKEQPKLIIAGASAYSRDMDFERFRVIADSVGAILMADISHPAGLIAKGLMNDPIPHCHIVTTTTHKTLRGPRGGLIMMGKDFENPWGLTTPKGEIRMMSSLLDLAVFPGNQGGPLMHIIAAKAVAFGEALKDEFFTYAMQLQKNANAMADAFVKRGYNIISGGTDNHMMLIDLRNKGISGKEAENALVKAEITVNKNMVPFDDKSPFVTSGIRVGTAAITTRGLVEEDMETIVDLIDRVLVDHTNEDVIEEVANEVNEMMSERAIFVF; encoded by the coding sequence ATGCAACGCGACGAACAAATTTTTGACCTCATTCTTGAAGAACAAGACAGACAAATTCACGGACTAGAACTTATTGCTTCTGAAAACTTTGTAAGTGACGAAGTAATGGAAGCTGCTGGATCTGTTTTAACTAATAAATATGCTGAAGGATATCCTGGCAAAAGATATTACGGAGGCTGCGAAGTAGTTGATGTAGTAGAACAAATTGCTATCGACAGAGCAAAAGAATTATTTGGTGCTGAGTATGCAAACGTACAACCTCACTCAGGTTCACAAGCTAATACAGCAGTATTTTTTGCTTGCTTGAAACCAGGTGACAAAATTTTAGGTTTCGATTTATCTCACGGAGGACACTTAACTCACGGTTCACCAGTAAACTTTTCTGGACGTTTGTACAATCCTGTTTTCTATGGTGTAGATAAAGAAACTGGTCGTTTGGATTATGATAAAATTCAAGAAATAGCTACTAAAGAACAACCAAAATTAATTATCGCAGGTGCTTCGGCTTACTCTCGTGATATGGATTTTGAGCGTTTTAGAGTAATTGCTGATAGTGTTGGTGCTATTTTAATGGCAGATATTTCTCATCCTGCTGGGCTTATCGCCAAAGGTTTGATGAATGACCCAATTCCTCACTGTCATATTGTTACAACAACAACTCACAAGACATTGCGTGGACCACGTGGAGGTTTGATCATGATGGGTAAAGATTTTGAAAATCCTTGGGGATTAACTACACCAAAAGGAGAAATCAGAATGATGTCATCATTATTGGATCTTGCCGTTTTTCCTGGAAATCAAGGTGGACCATTAATGCACATTATTGCTGCCAAAGCAGTAGCTTTTGGAGAAGCATTAAAAGATGAGTTCTTTACCTATGCTATGCAATTGCAAAAAAATGCAAATGCAATGGCTGATGCTTTTGTAAAAAGAGGATACAATATCATTTCTGGAGGAACAGACAATCATATGATGTTGATTGACCTTAGAAACAAAGGAATTTCTGGAAAAGAGGCTGAAAATGCTTTGGTAAAAGCAGAAATCACAGTAAATAAAAACATGGTTCCATTTGATGATAAATCTCCATTTGTAACTTCAGGTATCCGTGTGGGAACTGCAGCAATCACGACTCGTGGTCTTGTTGAAGAAGATATGGAAACTATCGTTGATTTGATCGACAGAGTTTTGGTAGATCACACCAACGAAGATGTTATTGAAGAAGTAGCCAATGAAGTAAACGAAATGATGAGCGAAAGAGCAATCTTTGTGTTCTAA
- a CDS encoding tRNA-(ms[2]io[6]A)-hydroxylase, whose protein sequence is MSVLRLKLPTDPRWVNIVEKNIEEILTDHAWCEQKAATNAITIITNNSEHQDLVKDLLALAKEEIDHFEQVHNIIIKRGLKLGRERKDDYVNELYLYMKKSGDGSRVSGLVERLLFSAMIEARSCERFKVLSENIKDEELAIFYRDLMESEAGHYTTFITYARKYGVGIDVEKRWREWLEFEESIIANYGKGETIHG, encoded by the coding sequence ATGTCAGTACTAAGATTAAAACTTCCAACCGATCCTAGATGGGTTAATATCGTTGAAAAAAACATAGAAGAGATTCTTACCGATCATGCTTGGTGCGAACAAAAAGCAGCAACAAATGCGATTACAATTATTACCAATAATTCAGAACATCAGGATTTGGTAAAGGATTTATTGGCTTTGGCCAAAGAGGAAATCGATCATTTTGAGCAAGTGCATAATATTATTATCAAACGCGGACTGAAATTAGGTCGCGAGCGCAAAGACGATTATGTAAATGAATTGTATTTGTATATGAAAAAAAGCGGTGACGGAAGCAGAGTTTCGGGTTTGGTGGAGCGCTTGTTGTTTTCGGCCATGATTGAAGCAAGAAGTTGTGAGCGTTTCAAAGTACTTTCGGAAAATATTAAGGATGAAGAACTGGCTATTTTCTATAGAGATTTGATGGAAAGCGAGGCAGGTCATTATACTACCTTTATCACGTATGCTCGAAAATATGGCGTTGGAATTGACGTTGAAAAACGCTGGAGGGAATGGCTGGAATTTGAAGAATCGATTATTGCCAACTACGGAAAAGGCGAGACAATTCATGGGTAG
- a CDS encoding efflux RND transporter periplasmic adaptor subunit, producing the protein MKKSLVFMGLIAVLSLASCTSKKEEKEEVETFAVTNPVKIDTSLTKQYVAQIKSFRNIEIRAQEKGFLQNIYVDEGQFVKAGQVLFRIMPKVYEAELLGAQAEEKAAEIELKNAKTLADKNIVSKNEQAVAQAKLDQARAEVSLAKVHLSFTEIRAPFDGTIDRIPKKLGSLIDEGELLTSLSDNSQMFAYFNVSEPEYLDYETNVKGRAETKVGLLLANGNTFKEKGNVEVIESEFDNETGNIAFRARFPNPGKLLKHGETGKVLMEAPLPNVIVIPQKATYEIQDKKYVFVVDKNDVVSSREITIKGEIPDLYLIDSGITVNDKILLEGVQKVKDNDKIHYKYVAPQEVITHLRLKAE; encoded by the coding sequence ATGAAAAAATCACTCGTGTTCATGGGCTTAATTGCCGTGTTGTCTCTTGCTAGCTGTACAAGTAAGAAAGAAGAAAAAGAAGAAGTCGAAACTTTTGCAGTTACTAATCCTGTAAAAATTGATACTTCGCTAACGAAGCAATATGTTGCACAGATAAAATCTTTTCGAAATATTGAGATTCGTGCACAAGAAAAAGGATTTCTGCAAAATATTTATGTTGATGAAGGCCAATTTGTAAAAGCAGGCCAGGTATTGTTCCGAATTATGCCAAAAGTGTATGAAGCTGAATTGTTAGGAGCTCAAGCAGAAGAAAAAGCGGCAGAAATTGAGCTTAAAAATGCTAAAACTTTGGCAGACAAAAATATAGTTTCAAAAAATGAGCAAGCTGTCGCTCAAGCTAAATTAGATCAGGCAAGAGCTGAAGTTTCCCTTGCAAAAGTTCATTTGTCATTTACCGAAATCAGAGCTCCGTTTGATGGGACTATCGACAGAATCCCAAAGAAACTAGGAAGTCTTATTGATGAAGGAGAGCTGCTTACCAGCCTTTCTGATAACAGCCAGATGTTTGCTTATTTTAATGTTTCTGAACCAGAATATTTGGATTATGAAACCAATGTTAAAGGCAGAGCAGAAACCAAGGTAGGATTACTTTTGGCTAATGGTAATACATTTAAAGAAAAAGGAAATGTAGAAGTTATCGAAAGTGAATTTGATAATGAAACCGGAAATATTGCTTTTAGAGCGCGATTCCCGAATCCGGGTAAGTTATTGAAACACGGAGAAACCGGAAAAGTATTGATGGAAGCTCCTCTTCCAAATGTAATTGTGATTCCACAAAAAGCTACTTATGAAATTCAAGACAAGAAATATGTTTTTGTTGTGGATAAAAACGATGTTGTATCTTCTAGAGAAATTACAATTAAAGGAGAAATTCCAGATTTGTATTTGATTGACAGCGGTATAACCGTAAATGACAAAATCTTGTTGGAAGGTGTTCAGAAGGTTAAAGACAATGATAAAATTCACTATAAATACGTAGCGCCTCAAGAAGTTATTACTCATTTGCGATTAAAAGCAGAATAG
- a CDS encoding GNAT family N-acetyltransferase: MIKIVAATANDYNTIQNIAHQTWPIAYGEILSKAQLDYMLDAFYNEEALNDSVANKGHHFILAREGEETLGFASYEHHYNQKQQTKIHKIYILPQTQGKGIGKKLIDFIEKVAKENDSNALSLNVNRFNKALYFYQKLGFEIVEEVNIELDHGYLMEDYVLEKPIT, encoded by the coding sequence ATGATAAAGATAGTAGCAGCTACGGCAAACGATTATAATACGATTCAAAATATTGCGCATCAAACATGGCCTATTGCCTATGGAGAAATCCTTTCGAAAGCACAATTGGATTATATGTTGGATGCCTTTTATAACGAAGAAGCATTAAATGATAGTGTTGCCAATAAGGGGCATCATTTTATATTAGCCAGAGAAGGTGAGGAGACTTTAGGTTTTGCTTCCTATGAGCATCATTACAACCAAAAGCAACAAACCAAAATTCATAAGATTTATATTTTGCCTCAAACACAAGGTAAAGGAATTGGCAAAAAGCTAATAGATTTTATCGAAAAGGTTGCAAAAGAAAACGATTCGAATGCACTTTCATTAAATGTAAACCGATTCAATAAAGCATTATATTTCTATCAAAAATTAGGTTTTGAAATCGTTGAAGAGGTTAATATAGAATTGGATCACGGTTACCTGATGGAGGATTATGTGTTGGAGAAACCGATTACTTAA
- a CDS encoding efflux RND transporter permease subunit, which produces MFDKFIQRPVMSIVISLIIVFLGVLSVMNLPITQFPSISPPMVNITADYPGANGELMIKSVVIPLERALNGVPGMKYMTSDAGNDGEASIQVVFNLGTDPNQAAINVQNRVASVTNKLPPLVVREGVKITREVPSMLMYVNLFSTDKNTDQKFLYNYADINVLSELKRVNGIGSGDILGTREYAMRIWLKPDRMLAYKISADEVMEALSSQSLEASPGKTGEASGKRSQAFEYVLKYSGRFTTKEQYANIILKSNPNGEILRLKDVANIEFGSSMYDIYSNLNGKPSAAIVLKQSFGSNANQVIEDLKVKLETIKKKFPKGMDYEISYDVSKFLDASIEKVIHTLIEAFILVGLVVFLFLGDWRSTVIPAIAVPVSLIGTFAFMQFFDISLNLITLFALVLAIGIVVDDAIVVIEAVHAKMEEEHLSALKATKKAMHEISGAIIAITFLMVAVFIPVTFMSGPVGMFYRQFSITMVTAIILSGVVALTLTPALCAMMLTNNHGVPKKKTPINRFVDGFNNLFNLTQTKYQHILGKIVNRRAVTIIVLLGFCAGTWLISSTVPSGFIPNEDQGMFYAIIQTPPGSSLERTNDISVKLQKIAEKVDGVKSVSSLAGYEILTEGTGSNSGTCLINLKDWKDRKHSVQEIMDELEKKSKDIPGANIEFFQPPAVPGYGAAGGFELRLLDKTGSGDYKKMEKINNDFVKELNKRPELSNVFSFYSASFPQYMMKVDNDLAQQKGVSIENAMNTLSTLVGSNYEISFIKYGINYKVIVQASPEYRAQPDDILKLYVKNDRDEMVPFSAFMKLEKVYGLSEITRHNMYTSTEISGAAASGYSSGTAIKVIQEVAEKTLPRGYDIDWAGISADEVAQGNQAIWVFLICLGFVYLVLAAQYESFILPMSVILSLPAGIFGAFLLLKFTGLENNIYAQVAMVMLIGLLGKNAVLIVEFAIQRHAAGLSVLDAAMEGAKARFRPILMTSFAFIAGLLPLAFATGPGKIGNRTIGTAAAGGMLIGTICGVFIIPGLYYIFGRIAERYTYVKDQKENPLTEEFDDNHAQ; this is translated from the coding sequence ATGTTTGATAAATTTATCCAAAGACCTGTTATGTCGATAGTAATATCGCTTATAATTGTCTTTTTAGGGGTGTTGTCGGTGATGAATTTGCCAATAACCCAATTTCCATCCATATCGCCTCCAATGGTGAATATTACGGCCGATTATCCTGGTGCTAATGGGGAATTGATGATTAAGTCGGTAGTTATTCCTTTAGAAAGAGCTTTGAATGGAGTTCCGGGAATGAAATACATGACTTCTGATGCGGGAAATGACGGTGAAGCTAGTATCCAAGTTGTATTTAACTTAGGTACTGACCCTAACCAAGCCGCTATTAATGTTCAAAACCGTGTGGCTTCGGTTACAAATAAACTGCCACCGTTAGTAGTAAGAGAGGGTGTAAAAATTACCCGTGAGGTTCCAAGTATGTTGATGTATGTGAATCTTTTTAGTACCGATAAAAATACGGATCAAAAGTTCTTGTACAACTATGCCGATATCAATGTATTGTCAGAATTAAAAAGGGTAAACGGTATTGGATCGGGAGATATTTTAGGAACTCGTGAATATGCGATGCGTATTTGGCTGAAACCAGACCGTATGTTAGCGTATAAAATTTCTGCTGATGAAGTAATGGAAGCATTATCAAGTCAGAGTTTGGAAGCTTCGCCAGGAAAAACGGGTGAGGCATCTGGAAAACGTTCTCAAGCATTTGAGTATGTTTTGAAATATTCAGGAAGGTTTACTACGAAAGAACAGTATGCCAATATTATATTGAAATCCAATCCAAATGGAGAGATTTTACGTTTGAAGGATGTTGCTAATATTGAGTTTGGAAGTTCGATGTATGATATTTATTCGAATTTGAACGGAAAACCATCTGCGGCAATCGTATTAAAACAGTCTTTTGGAAGTAACGCAAATCAAGTTATTGAAGACTTAAAGGTCAAATTAGAAACCATCAAGAAAAAATTCCCAAAAGGGATGGATTATGAAATTTCGTATGACGTTTCTAAATTCTTGGATGCTTCGATTGAAAAAGTAATTCACACGTTGATTGAAGCGTTTATTTTGGTAGGATTGGTTGTATTCCTTTTCTTAGGAGATTGGCGTTCTACGGTTATCCCAGCGATTGCTGTACCGGTTTCATTAATTGGAACTTTTGCGTTCATGCAGTTTTTCGATATTTCGTTGAACTTAATTACTTTGTTTGCATTGGTATTGGCAATTGGAATCGTCGTCGATGATGCCATTGTGGTTATCGAAGCCGTTCACGCCAAGATGGAGGAAGAACATCTCTCGGCATTGAAGGCGACTAAAAAAGCAATGCACGAGATTTCAGGTGCTATTATCGCTATTACATTCTTGATGGTAGCAGTATTTATTCCTGTTACATTTATGTCTGGTCCGGTTGGAATGTTTTACAGACAGTTCTCAATTACGATGGTAACTGCAATTATTCTTTCGGGAGTTGTGGCATTAACATTAACGCCGGCACTTTGTGCTATGATGTTAACAAATAATCATGGAGTACCGAAAAAGAAAACACCTATAAATAGATTTGTTGATGGTTTTAACAACCTGTTTAATCTTACGCAAACTAAATATCAGCATATTCTTGGAAAAATAGTAAACAGAAGAGCAGTTACAATTATCGTGCTTTTAGGATTTTGTGCTGGAACTTGGCTTATCAGCAGTACAGTTCCTTCAGGATTTATTCCAAATGAGGATCAAGGTATGTTTTATGCCATTATTCAAACGCCTCCGGGTTCATCATTAGAAAGAACAAATGATATTTCAGTAAAACTGCAAAAAATTGCCGAAAAGGTAGACGGAGTAAAATCTGTTTCTTCATTGGCTGGTTATGAAATTTTGACTGAAGGTACTGGATCGAATTCAGGGACCTGTTTGATCAATCTTAAAGATTGGAAAGACAGAAAGCATTCTGTTCAGGAGATTATGGATGAATTGGAGAAAAAGTCTAAAGACATTCCAGGTGCTAATATCGAATTTTTTCAACCGCCAGCAGTACCAGGATATGGAGCTGCAGGAGGATTTGAGCTTCGTTTATTGGATAAAACGGGTTCAGGCGATTATAAGAAAATGGAAAAAATTAACAATGATTTTGTTAAAGAACTCAACAAACGTCCTGAATTATCGAATGTATTCAGTTTCTATAGCGCCAGTTTTCCTCAGTATATGATGAAAGTGGATAATGACTTAGCACAGCAAAAAGGAGTATCCATCGAGAATGCGATGAATACGTTATCTACGCTGGTGGGAAGTAACTACGAAATCAGTTTTATTAAATACGGAATTAATTATAAAGTTATCGTTCAGGCGTCTCCGGAATATCGTGCCCAGCCAGATGATATTTTGAAACTTTACGTAAAAAATGACCGAGATGAAATGGTGCCTTTTTCTGCCTTTATGAAATTAGAAAAGGTATACGGTCTATCAGAAATTACCAGACATAACATGTACACTTCTACGGAGATTAGTGGTGCTGCAGCTTCAGGATACAGTAGTGGAACTGCCATTAAAGTTATTCAGGAAGTGGCTGAGAAAACATTACCTAGAGGATATGATATTGACTGGGCTGGTATTTCTGCCGATGAGGTTGCGCAAGGGAATCAAGCCATTTGGGTTTTTCTTATCTGTTTAGGTTTCGTTTACTTGGTTTTAGCGGCTCAATACGAAAGTTTCATTTTACCAATGTCAGTAATTTTATCATTGCCTGCTGGTATATTCGGTGCTTTCCTTTTACTGAAATTTACAGGTTTGGAGAACAATATCTACGCTCAGGTTGCAATGGTAATGCTTATTGGTTTATTAGGTAAAAATGCGGTATTGATTGTAGAGTTTGCTATTCAAAGGCATGCCGCAGGCCTATCTGTTCTTGATGCTGCAATGGAAGGAGCCAAAGCAAGGTTCCGTCCTATCTTGATGACTTCTTTTGCTTTTATTGCCGGTTTGCTTCCATTGGCGTTTGCAACAGGACCTGGAAAAATTGGTAACAGAACTATTGGTACTGCTGCTGCAGGAGGAATGTTAATAGGTACAATATGCGGTGTATTCATAATCCCTGGATTGTATTACATTTTCGGTAGAATCGCTGAAAGATATACCTATGTAAAAGATCAAAAAGAAAATCCATTAACCGAAGAATTTGACGATAATCATGCACAATAA
- a CDS encoding TolC family protein, translating into MHNKKSYKYIVPLGICLAVASCTPAIAPLAETKIVPESFDKSKGTDTTNTSTTPWRTYFKDPNLVNLIDTALKNNQELQITLQEIEIAKNDIRVKKGLLLPSVSVGAGAGIEKVGRYTSQGAGDASTEIKPGKEMPDPLGDLKIAAYAHWEVDIWKKLRNSKKAAVSRYLSTVEGKNFVITNLISEVADSYYELLALDSQLEIVRKTIELQSNALEVVKIQKEAARATELAVQKFQAEVLASKSMEFDILQNIKETENKINFLLGQYPQEIKRDKGNFLNLMPSVINSGIPSQLLANRPDIKQAELELEAAKLDVKVARAEFYPSLDITAAIGVNAFNPSYLFTLPESLLYSLAGDLAAPLINRNAIKAEYSSANARQLQALYNYERTILNAYLEVSSQLSKINNLEKSYDLKSQQVVAMNRSIDIAGDLFKSAKADYFEVLMTQRDALESKLELIDTKKEQLNASVLVYRDLGGGWK; encoded by the coding sequence ATGCACAATAAAAAATCCTATAAATATATTGTCCCGCTAGGTATTTGCTTAGCGGTGGCAAGTTGTACTCCGGCTATTGCGCCCTTGGCTGAAACCAAGATTGTTCCGGAATCTTTCGATAAAAGTAAAGGTACTGATACCACCAATACTTCAACCACTCCATGGCGTACTTACTTTAAGGATCCAAATCTGGTGAATTTGATTGATACTGCCTTGAAAAACAATCAGGAATTGCAGATCACTTTGCAGGAAATTGAAATCGCCAAAAACGATATTCGTGTGAAGAAAGGTCTTCTTTTGCCAAGTGTTAGCGTTGGAGCAGGAGCAGGAATCGAAAAAGTGGGGAGATATACCAGTCAGGGAGCTGGAGATGCTTCAACAGAAATTAAGCCAGGCAAGGAAATGCCAGACCCATTGGGAGATTTAAAAATTGCTGCCTATGCACATTGGGAAGTGGATATCTGGAAAAAACTTCGTAATTCAAAGAAAGCGGCGGTAAGCCGATATTTATCGACTGTGGAAGGAAAGAACTTTGTGATTACAAACCTTATCTCGGAAGTAGCCGATTCATATTATGAACTGCTAGCTTTAGACAGTCAGTTGGAGATTGTAAGAAAGACTATCGAGCTGCAATCAAACGCCTTAGAGGTTGTTAAAATTCAGAAAGAAGCTGCAAGAGCAACAGAATTGGCCGTTCAAAAATTTCAGGCCGAGGTTTTGGCTTCAAAAAGCATGGAGTTTGATATTCTTCAAAATATAAAAGAAACAGAGAATAAAATCAATTTCTTGTTAGGACAATATCCACAGGAGATAAAAAGAGACAAAGGTAATTTCTTGAATTTGATGCCTTCGGTAATCAATTCAGGGATTCCATCTCAATTGTTGGCCAATCGCCCGGATATCAAACAAGCCGAATTGGAATTGGAAGCTGCTAAGCTGGATGTAAAAGTGGCTCGTGCGGAGTTTTATCCATCACTAGACATTACTGCGGCTATTGGCGTAAATGCCTTTAATCCGTCCTATTTATTTACGCTTCCGGAGTCGTTACTGTATTCATTAGCTGGTGATCTGGCCGCCCCTTTGATTAACAGAAATGCTATCAAAGCCGAGTATAGCAGTGCCAATGCACGACAACTTCAGGCTTTGTATAACTATGAGCGTACAATTCTAAATGCGTATTTAGAAGTATCGAGCCAACTTTCCAAAATCAATAATTTGGAAAAAAGCTACGACCTAAAATCGCAGCAAGTAGTTGCTATGAACCGTTCGATTGATATTGCTGGCGACTTATTTAAGTCTGCCAAAGCCGATTATTTTGAAGTTTTGATGACACAGCGTGATGCTTTGGAATCCAAACTTGAATTGATAGATACCAAAAAAGAACAACTCAACGCCTCGGTCCTTGTTTATAGAGATCTAGGTGGTGGATGGAAATAA
- a CDS encoding LacI family DNA-binding transcriptional regulator has product MNNRITLKKIAAEFNVSIATVSKALNDSHEISVKTKEKIQEFAKKHNYKPNKIALSLLNKKTKTLGVIIPNIMNSFFTEVFVGIEEKASELGYNLISCISNESYDKEVNTVELLKSGTIDGFIVSIAEETQINKNFKHFNDAINEGVPIVLFDRVTDEIVCDKVIVNDFEGARHATEHLIKTGCEKIALVSVIDNLSVGKLRVEGYKQALKDHNIQIDEKIIVRLNKKEDLETSMKIVLSDKSIDGLLCLEESSAIQSLQLIKSMNYKIPEEMSIICFTNGKLPQHVTPTITTISQHGKYIGEVATKILVDRLENKSELEFITKIIKTSLIERGTTLPLK; this is encoded by the coding sequence ATGAACAATAGAATTACATTAAAAAAAATTGCTGCTGAGTTTAATGTATCTATTGCGACTGTTTCGAAAGCTCTGAATGATAGTCATGAAATCAGTGTGAAAACCAAAGAAAAAATACAGGAGTTTGCCAAAAAGCATAATTACAAACCCAATAAAATAGCTTTAAGTTTACTGAACAAAAAAACCAAAACTTTGGGTGTAATCATTCCCAATATCATGAATAGTTTTTTTACGGAAGTTTTTGTCGGTATCGAAGAAAAAGCATCTGAGTTAGGCTATAATTTAATTTCCTGTATTTCTAATGAGTCCTATGACAAGGAAGTCAATACAGTGGAATTATTAAAAAGTGGAACCATCGATGGTTTTATTGTTTCCATTGCCGAAGAAACCCAAATCAACAAAAACTTCAAACACTTTAATGACGCCATAAACGAAGGTGTACCTATTGTACTATTTGACAGAGTAACCGACGAAATAGTATGCGATAAAGTAATTGTAAACGACTTTGAAGGCGCAAGGCATGCCACAGAACACCTCATCAAAACGGGGTGTGAAAAAATTGCATTAGTCTCCGTCATCGATAATTTAAGTGTAGGAAAGTTACGTGTTGAAGGTTATAAACAAGCTCTCAAAGACCATAACATCCAAATTGATGAAAAAATTATAGTACGATTAAATAAAAAAGAAGACCTCGAAACCTCCATGAAAATTGTTTTATCAGACAAATCTATAGATGGCTTATTATGTCTCGAGGAAAGTTCTGCCATTCAATCTTTACAATTGATTAAATCCATGAATTATAAAATTCCAGAAGAAATGTCAATCATTTGTTTTACTAATGGAAAATTGCCTCAACATGTTACCCCTACAATAACTACTATAAGTCAACATGGCAAATACATAGGTGAAGTTGCAACCAAGATACTGGTGGACCGTTTGGAAAATAAATCCGAGTTAGAGTTTATTACCAAAATCATTAAAACCAGCTTAATAGAACGAGGAACAACTTTACCTTTGAAATAA
- a CDS encoding pentapeptide repeat-containing protein, which produces MPEYFLDIEYNNHTYGVDEVNFKEFECCTFNNCTFSACNFMDVTFIDCVFNDCIFSEGRINHVALRTVTFNRCKIKEVNFAMCNKLIFEVRFNDCTLDFSKFYTLKIKGTPFINCSLIAVDFMAADLTETLFDNCDLYRSEFAKAIANKANFRTSYNYTIDPKNTKLKKAIFSVEGLKGLLYKHDIIIK; this is translated from the coding sequence ATGCCAGAATATTTCCTAGATATCGAATACAACAATCACACTTACGGCGTTGATGAAGTTAATTTTAAGGAATTTGAATGTTGTACATTTAATAACTGTACGTTTTCGGCCTGTAATTTTATGGATGTAACTTTTATTGATTGTGTTTTTAATGACTGTATTTTTAGCGAAGGCAGAATCAATCATGTGGCTTTGAGAACCGTAACTTTCAATCGATGTAAAATCAAGGAGGTTAATTTTGCAATGTGCAACAAACTTATTTTTGAAGTCCGTTTTAACGATTGCACATTGGATTTCTCTAAATTTTATACCCTAAAAATAAAAGGGACTCCGTTTATCAATTGCAGTTTGATTGCTGTGGATTTTATGGCTGCCGATTTGACTGAAACACTATTTGATAATTGTGACTTATACCGTTCCGAATTTGCCAAAGCCATAGCCAACAAAGCCAATTTCAGAACCAGTTATAATTATACAATAGACCCAAAAAATACCAAATTGAAGAAAGCAATTTTTTCAGTGGAAGGACTAAAAGGTTTGCTTTACAAACATGATATTATAATAAAATAA